DNA sequence from the uncultured Ilyobacter sp. genome:
GTTTTTCTAACAATACATAAGCATAGATTGAACAAAATATATGACCTAGTATTGTCTTCACTGTTCTTACTGAGGATTTTCCTAGGGAACAGTTTTGTTTTAATGATTTATGATATACTTCGATATCCCACCTTTTTTGGTAGATCTTAACCATATTGTCATAACTTAAGTATTCATCATTTGTTACAAGGTGTAAAACAGCTTCTTTTCCATCTTCATTTTTGAAGACCTGCTTCGATAAATATAATGGGAAAGAAACCCCTTTAAACTCTATCGCGTAAGCTGTTTCAGGTAGAAAATCAAAAGATGATAACTTTCTGTATTGGGAGTCGTCTTCTCCTGTAAATTTAAAAAGTCTATTTGATCTTACAGCGAAAACAAAACATTTATCTAAATCATTGTGGATATACTTAAAATTCTCATTGGAAGAGAACCAAGAGTCTGCTAGGACGTATCTATACTTAATTTTATTGCCTTTAATAGTCTTTAGCATATTTCTAAAATGTTGATTTTTTGTAAGAGCTGACTTCTTTTTTGTTTTATTGGTGTCATGGTCAGTTGAAATTTTATTCTTTCTGATAACTCTGTAATTGATTGGTAGAGAAGCCTCGCTTGTTTTGTAGGTAACAGAAAGTAAATTTACACCTTTAACACATTTAGATTTGGTGTGGTCATAGCAATAGGAAACAACATCATTTTCTTTCGTGTGAGGTTTTTCAATAATAGTATCATCTACAGATATACAGGCGTTATTATTCTGGATACTTTTAAGGATAGGTTTAATCGTTAACCAAAAGTTTTTTTCACAAAATTCACCAGAACTTAAAAAACGGTATATTTTGTCCTTAGAGTATCTATCTTCTGTTATTTTTTGAAGATCTGTAGAATGAGCATATTTTGAAGATGCAATTAAAAAATTAGCATAAATATTTAAGTAGTCTTTATTCATAGTATTTTTCTCCTAAAAGTTGTTAATAAAATTATACTTCTTTAGAGAATATTATCAAAGGCCAGGCGCGAAACATCAGTTAGTAACAGTAAAAGTTTTTTCAGATATATTCCTCCTATTAGTATATTTACAATCCTATATTTATACAATGAAAATTGCTATAAGTCAATTTTTTAAAATTAGGAAATATAATTAATTTATCTATGCTGACGCAGTCCCAAATGTGCGGTATGATTAGATTATAAGGGGTCATCGTAACATGGACGCCCTATGAAATCGTGAATCTGGCACGCTTGACTGATTACCTTGGTAAATTATGAGAAGAATCTCTCTTGGAGGTGTGCAGGAGAGTAGGAGGGTATCATGGGATTTTTTATAGTTTTATGGATAACACTCTGGATTATAAACAGTACTTTTGGAAAACATTGAATCAGAAACAGGTAATGTCCCAACCTCATGAAAAAAATATATATAGTAATCTCCTAGGTTGGTACATTTTTACATGCATAAATTATATAATTATCCATACTTCTCTCACTTTTAAGTAACCGTCTTTACATTTAGGACACTTTAAAATCTTTAATTCGTTTTTTTCTTTTTTAAAATTTTCAAAATAATCGATAAAATCTTTTAATCCATCATCAATTTTATCAAGATGAGTTTTTAGACAATCGTCTTTAACTCGTTCTTTTTTCCAGTTATCTAAAGATGTTTTTAGACCGATGACTTCTTTTTCTAAATCAAACATATCGAAGACATCCGACATTTTGTTGTAAGTAAATCCCAATTCATCTGTAACATTCTGGAGGACTCTTCCACATTTGCTACAATGGTGTGATATAGGTTCTTTTTTTTCAAATATATTAATCAATATTTTATCAAAATTACAGTCCAGATTATAAAGTTTAGAACATTTTGAACACCAAAAGATCTTATATTCTTCTTGAGCTTCTTCATAAGATTCGTCTAAAATGAAATACGGATATTTCCGAACAAGACCAACCTTAAATGTTCTTTTATAACTACACTTATTACACTCCACTATGACTTCTCGATCTGTTTTAATCACCTCACAATTTATTAATTTAGGATGAATCATTTAATATCTCTTAGAATCGTGATGGATATAAGATTTAGCACTTGAGATTATCAAGTATTACTAATTTTTTGTTTTAGATATTTCATGACATTCTGTCACAAAAAGATATCCCTCTTTACATTTAGGACATTTCAAAGAACCTAATTTTTCATCTATCATAAGTTTTTTAAAAATTTCTTCAATATCATCAAGGATTCTTGCCATTTTCTCTAAATTTTCTTCAATTAAATTTGTTGATAGTTCCTCGTTTTTTAGAATTTCTTCTAGCACTTTCATCGATTTTACAATATCTTCTTTTATTTCGAATATTTTTCCTTTAGACGACAAAGATTCAACAGTAGAACTTATATCTTCACAATTTGTTTCACATTTCTCACAAAAGAAACCTTCATTTATAAAGAACTCGCTTAAATATCCTTCTTTACGTTTATTATAAATTTTCAAACATTTAGGACACCGATAGACTTTATAGATTATTGTGTCAGGTGGAGGTTCCTTACCAGGGATAAGCTTGTAATAAGAAGGACAATAACAAAAGTCTATTCGTACGTTTATAGAGTAACTACATTTATTACATTTAAGAGTGTACTTTGACATTTTAACCCTCCCATTTAATACAGGTGAAATATACTAAATATTACACGTCTTGATAAGACTACTATAGCAAATTTAAAAGTTTTCCTATGTCATTTTAAATAACATATCTACACCATTATTCATACTTTTTATAATTTTCCTATAAATATTTCCTATATATATAAACACTTAAAATCTTAGTTTATTAATTTTTTATTCAAGAGAAAAAACTTATAAAAAGTGTTGCCATTCCATGTTTCAACAACCCTTTGGTCTTGTTACTCACAGGGAGTTCTCTGAACTTTGGAATGGCAACACTTTTTTAGACAACTTTTTTAAGGTTATTCATCTTGTATTCCCCCGGGGTTTGATACCCTAAGGAAGAATGTAGTCTGTGGTTACTAAACCAGTTCACATAATCCAATAGCTCATACCTCAATTCTTCCAGAGAATCAAAACACTTCCCTTTAACAAACTCTATTTTCATAGTTTTAAAAGTGGCTTCTGCCACCGCATTATCATATGGAGTCCCTTTCATACTTAAAGAACGCTTGATATTAAAAGTATCCAGCGTTTTTTCTATCAATTGATTTTTAAATTCATTACCTCTGTCTGTATGAAAAATTTTAATTTTTTTAAGATTTCCCTTCACTGTTGAAAAAGCTTTTGCCACAAGAGCGGCATCCTTTTTTCTTCCTGCGCTATAGCCTATTATTTCTCTGTTAAAAAGATCTATCAAGACACAAATATAGTTCCAGGCGTTTCCAACTCTAACATAGGTTAAATCGCTTACCACAACTTGAAGATGATCTTGATCATTAAATTTACGCTCAACTAAATTGTCGGCCTTTTCTTCATTAACGTTACCCTTTTGAGGTTTAAATTTAGCTACAGTATATTTTGAAACCAGTCCCTGTAATCGCATAATACGAGCTATCCTTCTTCTAGAAACTCTATGTCCTAGCTTATAGAGCTCGACCTTTATTCTTCTGGTTCCGTAATTTCCTTTGCTATTATCAAAAATATTTTTGATAAGCTTGGCCAGAAGAGAGAAGTTTTTTTTCTTTTTAGCCTTGTAATAATATGTGCTTTTTGAAATTTTTAGGACACGGCACATTGCTGATACAGAGTATTTGTGGGAATTAGCTTTTATCACATTTACTTTTGTCCTAATATCAGCGCCGCCTGCTTTAAAATATCATTTTCCATTTCAAGTTGCTTATTTCTCTTTCTTAAATCTCGGAGTTCTTTTTCTAAAGGGTCGATATTATCTTCTTTTTTGAAAGACCCTGTATTTTCAAACTGTCTAATCCAGGAATTGAGTACTGAGGGAGAAAGATCGTACTCTCTAATAATTTCACATTTTCTTTTACCATTGAGATGAAGTTGAACGATTTGGGTTTTGAATTCATAATTAAAGCTACGTCTTGCTTTAGTTTTCTTAACCATTAAAAATTACCTCCGTTTAGTCATTTAATTTATTCTATATGACCTTAAGAAAACTATCCAACTTATTGTAACCTATCCACTTCTTAGATTTGGCCTCAGACCCTCTTATTGTTACGATACCTTCTTTTAAATCGACATCCTCTACTTTGATACTAACTGTCTCAGAAACCCTAGGTCCACAGTCTAACATCAGAACCATTATGACAAAAGTTCGAAATCCCCTATAGGTTGTCTTGTCAGAAGTCTTCAACATTTTTCTTACTTCCTTATCCGAAAGGATTCGAACCTTATTGTCCGATACCTTTAATAGTTTTAACCTCTTTGAAATATTTTGTTCCATTCTTCCTTCTTCATGTAACCAGTTCAGATATACTTTCATAGACCTGAGACGAAGATTTACAGTTGTATTTTTCAACTTCCTCTCATTTACCATGTAGTAGAGATATGACCTAAATAAGTCGATATCAACGACACGCAGGATTTGGTCAGTACTATGGAGTTCTTTTACATAGTTTTCGAAGTACCTCATAAAATGTCTGTAGTCTTCTAGTGTCGAATTAGCAAGACCTTGTAGTTCCTTTACTGACATAAATGAGTGGAAAGTATCAAGGAAATCTTTAATAGTCATGTCACTAGAAAACTGGTCAGACTTAACCGCAGGACTCGTCCCAAAGTTAGATGGTAGTTTTATCCCTCTATTTCTCATATGTTTCACCTCCTAAGAATAGAAAGTATCCCCGCAGGATTACTTCTTAACCTAATGATAACGCACCCTAGGGAGGTTGCCAAGGCAAAAAATGAAAAAAGGAAATAACTGGTTATAAAATTCAGTTACTTCCAAATGTACTTAGTATAATAACTACTTAATTTTCCATATAATACTTACTGTGTCGTTAGCTTCAATATCATCTGGTTCTATGTCTAACATCTCGGAAGATTCACAAACTGATTCCATTAGAGAAAAGTCCTCCCTTATAAATCTTAACTCACTCCAGTTATAATCAATCTTTATAATCTCTCCTAATTGAAGACTAGTAGCATCAACGATTACCTTTGCCTTTTCAGTCGCATCAGCTACAGCGTTTTTCAGAAGTTCTTCTTTAAGAGGTTTTTTATCCTTCAATTCGTATTTTATAGAAAATTCTGGTTTCGATTTACACTCCGATAATGAGGCCAAAATATTTCCTAGTTTTTTACTATCAGATTTAAAACCAACATATAATTCTTGTGAACACACATAGCCCTTGAAAACACGTTCATGACTCCCATTGGTATATTCAACTCTTTCATAAGACGTATTAATATCAAAATTAGTGGTCTTTATATCTTTTTTATCGAAACCGTGTTCCTGAACGGATTTTCTTAGTTCTTCTAAATGTTTGGCCGCTAAATTTAAAGTTTTCTCATAGTTGAGATTCTTAGATTTTAAACTCATATATATCTTTATCCAATCAGGAGGAGCTGATGCACTTCCTACTCCTTTAACTGTAATTACTCTTTCACTCATTTAAACACACTCCTTATATTTTAATAAAATATTATAAAACTATTTCAGATATGTTATTAAATGGAAAGTTTAAAATCCTTTATTCTGATCTAGCATTTCGGACTATAATTTGAGAATAAAAAAAGGAAATAACTGTTAAATCAGTTACTTCCTTGTATGTTTTTTATAAAATAATGACTTGAAATAGCAAAGTTTTAGCGCAGCATTTTGAGTCCCCTGCGTCTACCATTCCGCCACTCAGGCATTTGTTAACTCAATAATATAGACTGTTTGAAAGGATTTGTCAACGATTTTTTTATTATAATTTTCGAGAAGAACGCAGGATTACCTATTTTCTTCAAAATATTGGTTTTTTATATAATAGATGATATAGACGATAAAAAAGGTTGAGATTTTATCACAACCTTTTTTAAAAAATGAAGATTAAAATGACCTCAGGAGATATTATTTTAATGTAAGATATTTAGATAGAATTATTCCCTTTCTAATTTCCATTTTATACCTAGAATCTATGCCAGAAATTTCAGCAATATTTTCAAGTTTCAGATTATTTTCTAGAATCTCATCTCCATATTTAACACCAAAGAGATGGGCATTTATTCCTTTAAGGCCATCAGGTGCATCTGCATCCATTTTTTTCAATATTTTTCCTAACCTATTTTCCGTCATAATAAACAACCCCTTTCTGAGATAATCTTAAAATTGCTAGATAAAAAATCCTCATATTAGTCTATTCATATATTAATAGTATATAATATGTTTTTGATTTTTCCAATTTTAATATCATATTAATATTATTAAGCTTTAGATATTGGGTAACAGGACAAGATCTGATATTAACTATTTTTTCATAAAAAATTATATAAATTAAAATATCTAAAGCTCAGGGAGGACTTTATATAAAAAAAAGGTAAATGAAATTAAAAGGGGGGATTAAAAAATGAAAATGGAAATGAAAATTGAGGTGGTAATTTTATTATTTTTAATTTTTACAGGATGTTCAAAAATTAATACTTATAAAAAAACAGAAGAAAATATAGTGAGAAATAGTAATAAGAATGCAAAAAAATCAAATTTAAATGAAGAATTTGAATATTTTAATAGAGGCTTAATAAAGCACTTTTCTGGGGATATTGTTGGAGCTACAAGAGATTATGACCAAACAATAAAATTAGATCCAAAATTTAAATATGCATATGATACTAGAGGGATATCTAAAGGCAGCCTAGAAGATTTTGAATCTGCAATAAAGGATTTTGATAAGGCAGTAGAATTGGATCCTAAATTCACATATGCGTATAATAACAGGGGCTTTACGAAAACTAAATTAAGAGATTTTGAATCTGCCATTGAGGATTTTGATAAGGCAATAGAATTGAGCCCAAATTTTAAACTGGCATATTTTAATAGGGGTAATACAAAATATTTTACTGAAAATTATAGGGGTGCAATAGATGATTACAGTAAAGTGGTAAAACTAGATCCAAAATATAAACTAGCATATAATAATAGAGGACTTGCAAAAGGGGACTTAGGAGATTACAAGGGAGCTATAGAGGACTTTGATAAAGCAATAGAATTGGATTCAAATTTAAAACTTGCATATAATAACAGAGGCTTTGCAAAATCTAAATTAAGAGATTTTGAAGGTTCCATAGAGGATTATAATAAAACCATAGAATTAGATCCAAATTTTAAACTAGCATATATTAATAGAGGAGTTACAAAAGTTGAAATAGAAGATTATCATGGTGCAATAGAAGATTATAGCAAGGCAATAGAATTGGATTCAGATTTTAGAGTTGCATACTACAGAAGAGGCTTGGCAAAAAATAAATTAAGAGATTATCGTGGTGCAATAAAAGACTATGATAAAACACTAAAATTAAATCCAAATTTTAAATTGGCATATTATAACAGGGGGTTAGCAAAAACTAAGCTAGGAGATTTTGAAGGAGCAGTAAAGGATTTTCATAAGACCATAGAACTGGACCCAAATGATAAAGAGGCAAAGGAAATGTATAAAAAATTTCAATTTATCATAGAAAAGAAATAAAAAACAAAAGAAGCCTTAAATTAGGGCTTCTTTTGTTTTGAAAATTATTTACTTTTTGTTAGATGCCTTTTTTGGCATCTATTCTACATTATTTATCGATTTAGTAAAAATTAGTGAGATCCTTGTTATTTGAAATATTTTGTTTGAAAAAAATTTGATTAATGTATAAAAAATATGATATTCTAATACTACAAAAAGATTAAAAAACACATGTATTTTAATTTGCTAATATTTAGGATGGGAGTTGTTTATGAAAAAAAGAGAATTTTATATTGTGAGCGGTCTTGTAATGTTTCTCTGTATGGGAACAATCTATTCCTGGAGTGTTTTCCAAAAGCCATTGGTAGAGGCTTTGAGAGTTGCTCATGGTAGTAAGGTATCACCAACTATGGCGAGCATGCCATATACAGTATTTTTATTCTGTTATGCCTTTTCCATGCCTGTAGCTGGACGGTTTATAAAAAAAGTAAATCCAAAAGTACTTGCTATAGGTGGATCACTGGCGATATCCATTGGATGGATATTAGCAGGATTTGCTGACAACATACACTTTATAATAGCCACCTATGGTGTTATTGGAGGTATAGGGGTAGGGATAGTGTACGGCATACCGATGGCTGTAGTTACAGAGTGGTTTCCTGACAAAAAAGGTTTCGCTGTGGGACTTACACTTCTTGGGTTTGGATTGTCTCCTTTTATTACAGCACCACTTGCCAACAAGTTGATACAGACTTTTGGAGTTTTTCCAAGTTTTAAGATACTAGGTGTGGCATTTGCAGTTATACTCAGCCTATTATCTATGACTCTTAAATTTCCAGATAAAACAGAGGATAATAAAAAAATAAGTGATAACATTATGCTAGAGCTTACCCCAAGAGAGATGATGAAAACTACAACATTTTATGCCATGTGGCTTTGCTTTGTAATCGGTACGTTTTCTGGACTTATGATTATTGGTTTATCTAGTACATATGCACAGGAGATTATAAACTTGAACCCTGCTAAAGCAGCAATGTTTACATCTTTCTTTGCAATTTTCAACGGGATAGGCAGACCTATCTTTGGAGCTCTTACAGATAGACTTGGAACTAAAAAAACTATCACCTTATCATACTTAATGATAATAACTGCAGGAGTGCTTTCCCTATTATTTAAGGGAAACATATTTATCTTTGGACTGTCATTTGCTATTATGTGGCTAAATCTAGGTGGTTGGTTGGCAATTGTTCCTGCATCTACAGTTAATTTATTCGGGAAAAGTCACTATAGTGCAAATTATGGAATTCTTTTTACCGCTTATGGTATAGGGGCCTTATCTCAAGGCTTTATAGGAGGATATATCGATGAGGCTTTTGGTTCTTATTTCTATATTTTCTATCCTGTAATTGTAGCATGTATAATTGGACTGATAGTCTCTAGAAAATTCATTGAAGCAAAGTAATCTAAAGGCTTTGAATTTATTTTAAACAAAATAAATATTATTAAGCTTAACCAGAATAAAAAATGGTGACTTCTATAGAATAATCTACTGAAGTCACCATTTTCATTTTTTGTATATTGACAATTTAAATTTCATAATCAAGAGGGATAATACCGTCTTTTTTCCATTTTTCTAATGGATACTGGATCTCTTTAATTTTTCCGTTTCTGATATCCAAAATCCAACCATGAATCTTAGGGTATTTTCCAGAGGCGATTTTATTTTTTATAAATGGTATCTTAAAAACATGCATCAATTGTTCTAAAACATTCAATTCAGTGATTCTGTCTAATCTGTCATTAAGATCTTCTATTTTTTCAAGCTCATCCCTATATTGTATTATTAGTTTTTTTATGGGCATCAACCAATTTCCAGTAAGGTCAGTGCACCCCTCATTTTTATAGGCTGATTTTATTCCACCACATTCATAGTGTCCTGAAATTATTATATGTTCAACTTCAAGGCTTTCCACCGCATATTCTATAACTGAGAGAAGATTCATATCATTTGGAAAAACCTGATTGGCAATATTTCTATGTATAAAAAAATTTCCAGGTTCAGATTTTGTAAATGTATCTATTGGCATTCTGCTGTCTGAACATCCTATGTATAAAAAAGGCGGATTTTGTCCACTGGACAATTTTTCAAAGTAGTTTTTATCAGAGTTTAATTTTTCTTCTGCCCAATCACTATTTTTTTTAACTAGATCTTTATATTTCATATTTTTTCCTTTTTTTAGATATATTAGTTTCCAATTTTAATATTGCAATTTATAATGATAGGTTTCTGTAGCTATGGAAATAAAATTGTAGCTATTTCAACTATTATATATCTTATTCGCAATTCTTTCAACTTAATTCTTGTAAGGTAAAAGAAATTATTATATTATAAAAAAAACAGGAGGGGAAATTTTATGGATAAAATTATGGTTGTTTCATGTGAGAAAGTAAAAAAAGTATATAAGGTAACTCTGGAAGACTCACCCCTATACCCAGACGGGAAGGGAGGTCAGCTAGGAGACAGAGGGACTATAGGCAACAATAATATCCTGTCCGTAGAAAAAAACTGTGTATTTTTGGATGGGGAAGTTCAGTTAGGAGAAAATGATCTTTATATAGATTTTGACAGAAGGAAGGATATAGAGGTACAACATACTGCCCAGCATCTATTCTCAGCTTTGGCTTACAATAAGTATTCTCTAAATACGGTGGGATTCAGAATGGCCGAAGAGTATTCCACAGTGGACTTAGACTCGAAAGACCTTACAGAAGAAGTTATCAAAGAGATAGAAAAAATGGTGAACGATGCCATCAAAATTTCCATTCCGGTAGAAACCTCAATAGTTAAAAAAGAAGAGGCAATGACCATAGAAGGACTTAGAAAAACAGTAAGTGAAAAGGTTACAGGTGATGTTAGAATTGTAACAATAGGGGAACTTGATACAAATGCCTGTGGAGGTTTTCATGTAAGTAATAGCTGCCAGTTGCAAATTTTTAAAATCTTATCGTGGGAAAAGATAAAAGGAAATTATACAAGATTTTATTATGTGGCAGGGGAGAGAGCCCTAGAAGATTATTATGATAAAAATAAGCTGGTAGGGGAACTATGCCGAACTCTTAGCTGCAGGGAAAATGAGATAAATATTATGTTAGACAAGGTGATTTCAGATAAAAAATCTGCAGAACTAGAACTTCGTTCCATAACACAAAAATACGCAGAAATTCTGGCCAAAGACCTTATGAATAACTCAGAAAATATAAATGGAATGAAACTTGTATTCTATCCTGAAAACAGCATGATCTCAAACTTTCTTCCAAAATATATTGACCTTTCAGAGTATATATTGATTTTTGGAGAATCAGGTCAGTTTACAGTCACTTCGAAAAAGATAAATTGCAAAGATTATTTTGACTTTTTAAAAACCACAGAAGAGGTAAGAGGCGGTGGAAATGAATCAAGGGTCAATTTCAAAGGTGACCTATCAGAAGATCTTGTTTTTCAGCAGTTGAAAGTATATTTATCTAAGTTGTAACTTTATCGATTTTGTGGTATGATATACCCCGATTGATTAATATTTGGAGGTAATTATGGAGAGTACAACAAATCTCTTAAATTTAAATTTAAAAGAGTTAGAGGATTTTATTGTTTCCATCGGAATGAAGAAGTTTAATGCGAAACAGATATTCGACTGGCTTCATGGAAAAATAAGCAGAAATATAGATGATATGACAAATATCTCTAAGAAAAACAGAGAGCTTCTTCAGTCTAAAAGCTACATTCCTTTTTTAAACATTGTAAAACATAAAATTTCTAAGATAGACTATACAGAAAAGTTTGTTTTCAAATTAGAAGACGGAAACACAATAGAAACAGTTCTTTTAAAGCATAAAGAGAGAAATACTCTTTGTATTTCATCACAAGTGGGATGTCCAGTAAAGTGTAGTTTTTGTGCTACTGGATTAGACGGCTTCGTGAGAAATCTAAATGTACATGAAATATTAAACCAAGTATATACTGTACAGAGAAGGTTTTTTAAGAGTGAGGGTAAAAATATAACAAACGTGGTTTTTATGGGCATGGGAGAACCTATGTTAAACATTGAAAATGTCATAAAAGCAGTGGATATTCTTTCAGATGAAAATGGTATGAATATTTCTAAGAGGAGAATAACTATCTCTACTTCAGGTATTATCCCTGGTATCGAAAAGCTTCTACAAGAAAAAATACCAGTAGAACTTGCAATATCTCTTCATGCAATAACAAATGATAAAAGAGATGCCCTGATACCTATAAACAGAAAATATCCTTTAGAAGATCTTTATACAATTCTAAATGAATATCAAAAGATGACAAAGAGAAGAATAACTTTTGAATACGTCCTTATAGATAAGTTAAATGTAACTCAAAGTGATGCAGATAGACTTGCTGAATTTATGCATAGTTTTGACCATGTGTTGAATCTCATTCCTTACAATCCTGTTCCTGGAAACGATTATGAGAGACCGTCTCCAGAAAAAATAAAGAAATTTTATAATTATCTTTTAAACGACAGAAAGGTTAATGTAACTTTAAGACATGAAAAAGGTTCTGATATCGATGGTGCTTGCGGACAGTTGAGACAGAGCGTCAAAAAATAAACTTATTCCCCCTAATTTTAAAGGGGGATTTTTTATGCCTAATAAGTTTTAAAAAAATAAAATTTTTATAAAGAGGTATGCTGTCCTTTATTGTTTACTTATTCTGTTTATGCTAAAATGTAGATATAAAATTATAAAGAGGATGATTATGGAAAAAAATATGAAAAAAATATTTAAAGTCTCTATATTGTTGGCTTTTTTATCGATTACTCTCGTGGGAGTGATATCTTTTTCTCTTATATATAGAGCCTACAAAAGTCTACCAGACGTAGGGAAGCTTGTGGAATCCTACACACCTTCCGTACCTACAACTATATATGACAGTAATGGCGAGATAATAGATTTGATATACCGAGAGAGACGTGACACTGCATATATCTCAGAAATACCTGAAAATGTAAGGAATGCTTTTGTAGCAATTGAGGACAGAAGATTTTACACACATCATGGCCTAGATCCACTTAGATTAGGAAGAGCCATAGCTGTAAACATCTCTCAGAGAAGAGCTGCCCAGGGAGCTAGTACAATCACTCAGCAGTTGGCAAAAAATGCCTTTTTGACTCATGAAAAAAAGCTTGCGAGAAAAGTAAAAGAAGCTCTTATAACTCTAGAAATAGAAAGAAGATATACAAAAGATGAAATTTTGGAGAAGTACCTAAATGAGATATATTTTGGTGCAGGCTCATATGGTATAAAAACTGCAGCCAGATCTTTTTTTGAAAAAGATGTAGAGGATCTTAATTTAGCAGAGGGAGCCATGCTAGCAGGAATGCCAAATAGGCCGTCTCTGTACAATCCTAGAAAGAATTTAGAACAGTCTCTCAGAAGAACTAAGTTGATTTTAAATCAAATGAAAAAATTTAATTATATCTCAGAAGCTGAGTATAACAGGGCTTTAAAACAAAAGTTCGTGCTTGAAAAAGAGCTTCCAGAAAATTTTATTGCAGACGAATACACATCTGTGATCAAAGATAAAAACAGCAAAAAATCTCTTAATTCTCCTGATTTTACTGATATAGTTGAAAGAAGAATATTTGAAATGTTCGATGAGAATACTATTTATGAAGGGGGACTAAAAGTCTATACCTCCCTTGACCTTCAGATGCAAAAAGCGGCTCTTGAAACTTTTAACAATTATCAATTGTTGAAAGAAAATCCCGAGTTGCA
Encoded proteins:
- a CDS encoding carbonic anhydrase, with the protein product MKYKDLVKKNSDWAEEKLNSDKNYFEKLSSGQNPPFLYIGCSDSRMPIDTFTKSEPGNFFIHRNIANQVFPNDMNLLSVIEYAVESLEVEHIIISGHYECGGIKSAYKNEGCTDLTGNWLMPIKKLIIQYRDELEKIEDLNDRLDRITELNVLEQLMHVFKIPFIKNKIASGKYPKIHGWILDIRNGKIKEIQYPLEKWKKDGIIPLDYEI
- a CDS encoding IS3 family transposase (programmed frameshift) is translated as MVKKTKARRSFNYEFKTQIVQLHLNGKRKCEIIREYDLSPSVLNSWIRQFENTGSFKKEDNIDPLEKELRDLRKRNKQLEMENDILKQAGADIRTKVNVIKANSHKYSVSAMCRVLKISKSTYYYKAKKKKNFSLLAKLIKNIFDNSKGNYGTRRIKVELYKLGHRVSRRRIARIMRLQGLVSKYTVAKFKPQKGNVNEEKADNLVERKFNDQDHLQVVVSDLTYVRVGNAWNYICVLIDLFNREIIGYSAGRKKDAALVAKAFSTVKGNLKKIKIFHTDRGNEFKNQLIEKTLDTFNIKRSLSMKGTPYDNAVAEATFKTMKIEFVKGKCFDSLEELRYELLDYVNWFSNHRLHSSLGYQTPGEYKMNNLKKVV
- a CDS encoding SIMPL domain-containing protein, translated to MSERVITVKGVGSASAPPDWIKIYMSLKSKNLNYEKTLNLAAKHLEELRKSVQEHGFDKKDIKTTNFDINTSYERVEYTNGSHERVFKGYVCSQELYVGFKSDSKKLGNILASLSECKSKPEFSIKYELKDKKPLKEELLKNAVADATEKAKVIVDATSLQLGEIIKIDYNWSELRFIREDFSLMESVCESSEMLDIEPDDIEANDTVSIIWKIK
- a CDS encoding OFA family MFS transporter; this encodes MKKREFYIVSGLVMFLCMGTIYSWSVFQKPLVEALRVAHGSKVSPTMASMPYTVFLFCYAFSMPVAGRFIKKVNPKVLAIGGSLAISIGWILAGFADNIHFIIATYGVIGGIGVGIVYGIPMAVVTEWFPDKKGFAVGLTLLGFGLSPFITAPLANKLIQTFGVFPSFKILGVAFAVILSLLSMTLKFPDKTEDNKKISDNIMLELTPREMMKTTTFYAMWLCFVIGTFSGLMIIGLSSTYAQEIINLNPAKAAMFTSFFAIFNGIGRPIFGALTDRLGTKKTITLSYLMIITAGVLSLLFKGNIFIFGLSFAIMWLNLGGWLAIVPASTVNLFGKSHYSANYGILFTAYGIGALSQGFIGGYIDEAFGSYFYIFYPVIVACIIGLIVSRKFIEAK
- a CDS encoding tetratricopeptide repeat protein is translated as MKMEMKIEVVILLFLIFTGCSKINTYKKTEENIVRNSNKNAKKSNLNEEFEYFNRGLIKHFSGDIVGATRDYDQTIKLDPKFKYAYDTRGISKGSLEDFESAIKDFDKAVELDPKFTYAYNNRGFTKTKLRDFESAIEDFDKAIELSPNFKLAYFNRGNTKYFTENYRGAIDDYSKVVKLDPKYKLAYNNRGLAKGDLGDYKGAIEDFDKAIELDSNLKLAYNNRGFAKSKLRDFEGSIEDYNKTIELDPNFKLAYINRGVTKVEIEDYHGAIEDYSKAIELDSDFRVAYYRRGLAKNKLRDYRGAIKDYDKTLKLNPNFKLAYYNRGLAKTKLGDFEGAVKDFHKTIELDPNDKEAKEMYKKFQFIIEKK
- a CDS encoding transposase, encoding MNKDYLNIYANFLIASSKYAHSTDLQKITEDRYSKDKIYRFLSSGEFCEKNFWLTIKPILKSIQNNNACISVDDTIIEKPHTKENDVVSYCYDHTKSKCVKGVNLLSVTYKTSEASLPINYRVIRKNKISTDHDTNKTKKKSALTKNQHFRNMLKTIKGNKIKYRYVLADSWFSSNENFKYIHNDLDKCFVFAVRSNRLFKFTGEDDSQYRKLSSFDFLPETAYAIEFKGVSFPLYLSKQVFKNEDGKEAVLHLVTNDEYLSYDNMVKIYQKRWDIEVYHKSLKQNCSLGKSSVRTVKTILGHIFCSIYAYVLLEKLKLKKKQNQFKLSTTYYLMGLEKTFKSLSLDLKSA
- a CDS encoding tyrosine-type recombinase/integrase, with the translated sequence MRNRGIKLPSNFGTSPAVKSDQFSSDMTIKDFLDTFHSFMSVKELQGLANSTLEDYRHFMRYFENYVKELHSTDQILRVVDIDLFRSYLYYMVNERKLKNTTVNLRLRSMKVYLNWLHEEGRMEQNISKRLKLLKVSDNKVRILSDKEVRKMLKTSDKTTYRGFRTFVIMVLMLDCGPRVSETVSIKVEDVDLKEGIVTIRGSEAKSKKWIGYNKLDSFLKVI